The following proteins come from a genomic window of Megalops cyprinoides isolate fMegCyp1 chromosome 6, fMegCyp1.pri, whole genome shotgun sequence:
- the LOC118779031 gene encoding retinoic acid receptor gamma-A-like, with protein MFDCVEALGMGPRQLYDVTGRGACMLRKAGPFFPGLDPFAWTGTASIQSVETQSTSSEEMVPSSPSPPPPPRIYKPCFVCQDKSSGYHYGVSSCEGCKGFFRRSIQKNMVYTCHRDKSCQINKVTRNRCQYCRLQKCFEVGMSKEAVRNDRNKKKKEVKEETVLPESYELSSELEELVNKVSKAHQETCPSLCQLGKYTTNSSADHRVQLDLGLWDKFSELSTKCIIKIVEFAKRLPGFTSLTIADQITLLKSACLDILMLRICTRYTPEQDTMTFSDGLTLNRTQMHNAGFGPLTDLVFAFAGQLLPLEMDDTETGLLSAICLICGDRMDLEEPQRVDRLQEPLLEALKIYARRRRPNKPHMFPRMLMKVTDLRGISTKGAERAITLKMEIPGPMPPLIREMLENPEVFEEPEPTERAPPLPAVQREVAEEGGAAESGGEPAPEDDEDDEDDDGEEEREQGADSDGEAWEGLGASQKSHAGRTQ; from the exons CGGTGGAGACTCAGAGCACCAGCTCAGAGGAAATGGTGCCCAGCTCACCCTCTCCGCCCCCTCCACCGCGCATCTACAAGCCCTGCTTCGTGTGCCAGGACAAATCCTCGGGGTACCACTATGGTGTCAGCTCCTGTGAGGGATGCAAG GGCTTCTTCCGGCGCAGCATCCAGAAGAACATGGTGTACACCTGTCACCGCGACAAGAGCTGCCAAATCAACAAGGTGACCCGCAACCGCTGCCAGTACTGCCGGCTGCAGAAGTGCTTTGAGGTCGGCATGTCCAAGGAAG cGGTGCGCAATGACCGcaataagaagaagaaggaggtgAAAGAGGAAACAGTTCTTCCAGAGAGCTACGAGCTGAGCagtgagctggaggagctggtcAACAAAGTGAGCAAAGCTCACCAGGAGACCTGCCCCTCTCTTTGCCAGTTGGGCAAGTACACCACT AACTCCAGTGCAGATCACAGGGTGCAGCTTGATCTGGGCCTGTGGGACAAGTTCAGTGAGCTCTCCACCAAGTGCATCATCAAGATTGTCGAGTTTGCCAAGCGACTCCCTGGCTTCACCTCGCTCACCATCGCCGACCAGATCACCCTCCTCAAGTCTGCCTGTCTGGACATTCTg atGCTGCGGATCTGCACTCGCTACACCCCGGAGCAGGACACCATGACCTTCTCAGATGGGCTGACTCTGAACCGCACACAGATGCATAATGCCGGGTTTGGACCACTCACTGACCTGGTGTTCGCCTTTGCCGGCCAGCTGCTGCCCCTGGAGATGGACGACACAGAGACCGGGCTCCTCAGTGCCATTTGCCTCATCTGTGGAG ACCGCATGGACCTGGAGGAGCCACAGCGTGTAGATCGACTGCAGGAGCCACTGCTGGAGGCACTTAAGATATATGCCCGCCGCCGGCGCCCCAACAAGCCGCACATGTTTCCCCGCATGCTGATGAAAGTTACAGATCTACGGGGCATCAGCACTAAGG gagcagagagagccaTCACCCTGAAGATGGAGATCCCCGGCCCCATGCCACCTCTCATCCGCGAGATGCTGGAGAACCCTGAGGTCTTCGAGGAACCTGAGCCCACGGAGAGAGCGCCACCACTCCCTGCTGTCCAACGGGAGGTTGCGGAGGAGGGTGGGGCTGCTGAGAGTGGCGGGGAGCCCGCCCCTGAGGACGACGAGGACGACGAGGACGATGatggtgaggaggagagggagcagggtgCAGACAGTGACGGGGAGGCCTGGGAGGGCCTGGGAGCATCCCAGAAAAGCCACGCAGGGCGGACGCAGTGA